The genomic region GGCGTCTGACCAACAATACCTTGCCGCGCCTGGCGGCAACCAGCTTGGAAGACTTCGCCATTGCTGCCGTTGTCGAAAACAGAATCGACCCAATGGTAACTTGTCTAGTCGAACAGACAAGTTAGCGGCGCGCCTTGATCACAGACCGCGAGCTATCCGGTGGGGGCAGACACCGCGTCGGCGGCACGAGATCAACCCTTCCCCGTCTCGGCCCGGTCCTCGGTCCTGATCCAGGCCATCATCATTTCCCAGGCCACCGACAGGATGATCGGTCCGATGAACAGTCCGATGATGCCGTGGGCCAGCGTGCCGCCGATGACGCCGACGAAGATCACGATGGTCGGGGTGGTCAGGCCGCGGCCCATGACGAGCGGCTTCAGCATGGTGTCGATGAAGCCGACCAGGACGAAGAACACGGTGAGCAGCAGCGCCGTGGTGACGTCCTTGGCGGTCCAGATCCAGATGATCACCGGCAGCAGCACCAGGAAAGCACCTATCTGCACGATCGAGAGCAGCAGCACGATGAAGGCAAGAAGGCCCGCGCTCGGCACCGACGCGAGCTTGAAGCCGATGCCGGCCAGCAGCGCCTGCACGATCGCAACGCCGATCACGCCCTGCGCCACGGCGCGGATGGTCGCACCGGCCAGCGAGAGAAAATGCTCGCTCTGCTCCGGCACGATCCGAAACAGAAAGCCGCGGCCGGCGGCGACCAGGCGCGGCCCGTGCGGAAACAGGAAGCCCGCCACGAACACCGAGACGAGAAACTGGAGCGTACCGACGCCGGCGTCGCCCGCGAGCGAGAGCAGCGGGCCGGCCAACGGCTGGAGATACGGCGCCACCTCGCGCACCACCGCCCGAACGTTGTTGTACGCCTGGTCCCAGAGCTCGTAGAGCCAGGGGCCGACCAGCGGCCACGACTTGAGCTGCTCCGGGGCCGATTGGAGCACGAGGTCGCCGGTGCCGAGCTGGTGCGCCAGCTCACGCACGCCGTCCACCGCGCTGATGCCGAGCCAGGTCGCCGGACCGATGACGATGCCCAGCGTGATCAGGGTCAGGATCGCGGCTGCGGTCTTGGGCCGGCCGCCCAGGATCTTGGCGACCCAGCTGAACGCCGGATAGAACGCGACCGCCAGCACGCCGCTCCAGGCCAGGATCGGCACGAACGGGCGGATGATCAGGAAGGTCCAGATGATCAGCAGGGCCAGCAGGCCGAGCCGGATCACGAGCTGGATGACGTCCTCACCCGTCAGCAGCTGACGGAGGCTTTTCACGGGCACAGCTTTCCTTGCGGCATGAACGCAACTTCCGCGCTTGCGGGCCCAGCCGTTATTGCCAGCAACGCATCTGGCGTCAAGACGACTGGAACTGGCGACAGCCCCGACGAGGAACAGATCGGGCCAGTCTGCATTCCGAGACCATGACCGTCCCTCCGAGACAGCCTGACGCACGGGCGGGAATGCACCGCGGTTGCCCGCGCTCCAACCCGGCTTGGCTAACGCCCGTTAACCGGATTTCCCGGCGCCAGTTTACGTCGCTGCAAACGCTGGTGACTACCTTCCGTTTGCAGTCACCGAAACGCATTCTGGACCATGGCCAACAGCATCTGGACGATCGAAGAATTCAGCTGTGCGAGTTGCGGCATGAACTACACCGCGACCAAAGAGGAGCACAGCGAGGCCCACAGCGGCAGCTTCAAATGCGGCATCTGCAACGGCGTCGTGCACGCCTGGTCCGGCAAGCATCATTTCTTCGGCTGGCAGGCCGTGAAGACGAAGCCGCCTGTGTTCGGGAGGCGCTGGGCCGGCGTCGAGTGGTAAGCCGCCCGCGGTGACGCCGGATCGGCCGAATTGCACCGGCGCCGTTTGGACTCCGTTCACCGATCGCGGCTAGATCAGGACGGACCCTCCGCATCGAACACCATGGCCGACCTTAACGCTGTCCTGACCAGGCTCAACGACCGTCTGCTCCGCCTCGAGGGCGAGCTGTTCGTGCTGCGCTCGCTGGCGCGCGCGACGTTGACCGCGGGCGACGACCATGCGGCACGCATGCGCAAGCTGGTCGAGGCCGCAAAAGTCGCGCTCGACGACGAGGCCAAGCGCCCTCTCGACAAGCCGACCCGTAAATATGTCGATGCGGCAACCGCACTGGTGGAGGAGCTGCTGGTCGAGCCGACGCCGGCGCGGCCGCTGTTCACGGTGATCGACGGCGGCCGGCGCGATTGAGCGGTCAACGCGCCGGCGTGGCGATCAGCTAGCGTCCTTACAGGCCCGGCGGTTGCATGCCGTTGCGGCAGCACTGGCCGTCCGCATAATTAATTATACGCAAAGCCGTGGGGACAGAGCCCGCCGCCTCGTCCGTCATATTCGGGCCGTCGGTGCCAAGTCCGCGCACGACGCTGAGTTTCTAGATCGTGGAATTCTCCGCCTTGAGCCGACTGAGCCCCGCCTCGATGATCGCGATCTCCTCGTCGATCTGGCCGATCGGCAGGCTGAAATCATAGCCGGACCGGCTCTTCAGATCGACCGCGAGCCGCTGCCTGTGCATCATCAGCTCGTCGAGTCCACGGCGGTTCTTCAGACGCACATAGGCGTCGACGATCTGCTGGATCGCGTTCGGCATGACATCTGTCCCGGCGAAAAGGCCCGGCGGCGCGCCCACGCCGGCGGACGATTTCGGTGTCGCGGTACGCAATACAAATCCGCGACGGATTCGTCGATACGCCAAGCTGGTTGAGATCGTGTTACCGTCCCATGATTTCGTGATGGGCGGGCATGAAAGGGCTGCCGGCGATCACGCCAGATAGAGCGCCGGCGGCTCCTCGCCGTAATGGGCGCCATCATAGAAATTGATCACCGGCCCCTGCGAGCAACGGTAGGTGTCCCAGGCCGGCCCCACTAAGGGCGCGCCCCCGGTCTCGGGCGGGACCGCCGGGTAAGGCCCGCCGGCTTGGGCCGAAATGGCCGCCATGAGTGTCGCGATAACGAAAAGCCCCATGCTGCGCATGCGCTCGCTCCCGAGCCGGTATGATGCCCGGATGGAAGCAGCGGACAGCTCGACCGCGCAATCCCAGAGTTCACGCAAACGGCGCCCGGCGCATTGTTGATAACCCACGCAAACGCTGCGCGGGTGGTGACAGGGCGTGCGGACGTGTTATCGGGGGATAACGCAGTTGCGAGACGGATCGGACACCCATGCGCATTACCCTCGTCGGCTCCCGCCATTTCGGCGTGACCACCCTGAACATGCTCCGAGAGCACGGCGTCTCGGTCGTCCGGGTCGTGGTGGCCGACGCCGACGACCGCCTCGCCGCGGCGGCCAAGGCGGCGGGCATCGAGGTGGAGGTGCAAGCCAATCCCAAGCTGGTGGTCGCCTCCGAGATCGCTCCTGACACCGATCTGATCATCACCGCACACAGCCATGCCAGGATCGGCAAGGACGCGCTCGCCGCCGCCAGGTTCGGCGGGATCGGCTATCATCCCTCGCTGCTGCCGCGCCACCGCGGCAAGGCCGCGGTGGAATGGACCATCAAGGAAGGCGACCCGATCGCCGGCGGCACCATCTATCATCTCGCCGACCGCATGGATGCCGGCGCCATCGCTGCGCAGGACTGGTGCTTCGTCAAGAAGGGCGAGACCGCACGGGAGCTTTGGGAGCGCGCGCTGGCGCCGCTCGGGCTCAAATTGCTGGCCGACGTGATCGATTACATCAAGGTTCACAAGGCGCTGCCGTCCAAGGTCCAGGACGAGCAGTTCGCGACCTCGGCGCCGAGTCTCTCCTGACGTTTACCCTTAACGTGAGGCCGCATTGATTCTGCTTGAAAAATTGGAGTCAAAAGCGCAAATAAACCATTGTTCCCACAGGAACAATTTTCGCTTTGGCATCGCAACAAATTTCCGTCACATTTCGTCCGAATAAGCGTCAGTATCTCAGACACGTTCGAGGACGAATTCATGCGTTTTGGTCGCATTGCGGTGTTCTGTGCCGCCTCAGTTTTCGCCGGCACCCTCGCCGCCCCCGCCTTCGCTCAGAATCCCTATGACGGCAATTGGCAAGTCACCATTGTGACCAAGAGCGGTTCGTGCGAGCCGACCGCAAGCTCCATGCTGACGGTTGCCGACGGCAAGATCACCGCGCCCGGCGCTAACGTTTCCGGCACCATCGGCAGTGGGGGACTTGTGAAAGTTTCGATCAATGGTGCATATGCCAACGGTCAACTCAACGGCAACGCCGGATCGGGGAAGTGGAATGGAGCATCTGCAGGCATACCGTGCAGCGGGCGGTGGGAAGCATCGCGCCAATAAGTCAATTGAGGCTCGCGCCCGGAACCGGCGGCTGCTGATCGCGGCCGCCGTTTTGTTTGCGGCAGGGATCGCCACGACCCAAAGCAAGGCCCAGTCCGGCCCGTTCGCCCCAATGGCGGGCAGCTGGAGCGGCGGTGGCACTGTCACGCTGGATGATGGCTCGACCGAACGGATCCGCTGCCGGGCCAAATACGCTCCGATCGGACCCACCATGGAACTGTCACTGACCTGCGCCAGCGACGCCTACAAGTTCAACCTCGGCGCCAACGTGAGGGCCGAGAGCGGCGCCATCACCGGCAGCTGGTCCGAGACCAGCCGCAACATCTCCGGCGCGCTCCAGGGTCGTGGCGGCGGCGGAAACTTCGAGGTGGTCGCCTCCACCGCCGGCTTCAACGCCAACATCTCCGTCAAGACGTCCGGCAACAAGCAGAACGTCGCGATCCGCGCGGACAGCCAGTTCCGCGGGGCGAACATCTCGATGTCGAAGTAAGACGCCAGGTTGACACGACGATCGATCCGGCGCCCGCGCCGGGTCGATTTTTTATGTGCCGGGCACGAACGCCGTGACCTCGATCTCGACCTTGGCCCGCTCGTCCACAAGGCCTCCGATATAGAGCAGCGTCGAGGGCGGAAAATTGCGCCCGAGCGTTTCCTTCCAGGCCGCGCCAATGCCGGCACCTGCCGCTTCGTATTCGGCGCGGCTGGTCAGGTACCAGGTCAGGCGAACAATGTGCTCGGGGCCGGCGCTGGCCTCGCCCAGCAGCTTGACGATCCGCTTCAGCGCAGTCGCGACCTGGGCCGCCATGTCGGGCCCGTAATTGCCGGCCTCGTCGCCGCCGGTTTGGCCGGCCAGAACCACCCACCGGCCTGGCCCTTCCACCACGACGCCATGGGAAAAGCCGCGCGGTTTTTTCCACTCGGCCGGCTGCAAGATGCGCATGGGCAACTCTCCCGATGTTTCTCGTTGTTCTTCGGCTGAGCCTTAACACGCCCACTTGCATCGCTGCATCCGCAGATTTGACCGTTGCAAACGGCGGCAATGTCGCCGATACCGGCCGCCCCTCTCTATTCCCACACTGCCGCATCCGCAAATGAGCACCACACCGTCGAAAATGATGGCTGCACTGTGGATGGCCGGCTGGCTGTCACTGATGCTGGTCATGGCGGTGGCCGGGCGCGAGACCACGCGCGAGCTGAATGTTTTTCAGATCATGGAAGTGAGGTCGCTGGCCGGCTTCGTGTTGCTCTCACCGATGATCTACCGCGCCGGCGGCTTGAAGGTGCTCAAGACATCGCGGCTGCCGC from Bradyrhizobium sp. CB1015 harbors:
- a CDS encoding AI-2E family transporter; this translates as MKSLRQLLTGEDVIQLVIRLGLLALLIIWTFLIIRPFVPILAWSGVLAVAFYPAFSWVAKILGGRPKTAAAILTLITLGIVIGPATWLGISAVDGVRELAHQLGTGDLVLQSAPEQLKSWPLVGPWLYELWDQAYNNVRAVVREVAPYLQPLAGPLLSLAGDAGVGTLQFLVSVFVAGFLFPHGPRLVAAGRGFLFRIVPEQSEHFLSLAGATIRAVAQGVIGVAIVQALLAGIGFKLASVPSAGLLAFIVLLLSIVQIGAFLVLLPVIIWIWTAKDVTTALLLTVFFVLVGFIDTMLKPLVMGRGLTTPTIVIFVGVIGGTLAHGIIGLFIGPIILSVAWEMMMAWIRTEDRAETGKG
- a CDS encoding formyltransferase family protein, with the protein product MRITLVGSRHFGVTTLNMLREHGVSVVRVVVADADDRLAAAAKAAGIEVEVQANPKLVVASEIAPDTDLIITAHSHARIGKDALAAARFGGIGYHPSLLPRHRGKAAVEWTIKEGDPIAGGTIYHLADRMDAGAIAAQDWCFVKKGETARELWERALAPLGLKLLADVIDYIKVHKALPSKVQDEQFATSAPSLS
- a CDS encoding RidA family protein translates to MRILQPAEWKKPRGFSHGVVVEGPGRWVVLAGQTGGDEAGNYGPDMAAQVATALKRIVKLLGEASAGPEHIVRLTWYLTSRAEYEAAGAGIGAAWKETLGRNFPPSTLLYIGGLVDERAKVEIEVTAFVPGT